ccatctacttcagttgtttatcaacaacatgaaacactgttttgctgtgaagctacagaaatgttttgtggactacgaaacttccccCGGACTTTCCATCGATATGAGGTTGAGTAGAATAATTACAGAATTTTCATATTCGCATGAATTTATCATGTAACATTcaggttattttgtttgtcGACATTAAATTGAGAAAATCGATTAGAATAAATTGCCCATCTAAAACAAATTCTACATATTTACAGAGTTATCAACAATAAGTTGCTGTTGTTTCtaatcatttttcaacttttcaatATTAAATTTGAACAGTACTACAGTAAAGACAATGGAGATAAATCAACATTTCTCTGAATGAGAATTCATTGCTGCAGAGAACCAAAACATAGATGCTTGTAAGCTtaaaaacacgcacacacacgcacgcacgcacacacacacacacacacacacacacacgcacacacacgcacgcacacacaaaaatctatctaaaacaggaagtaaactATAACCAGTAATGTTGTTAACATTCTGATGTGTGGAGAAACAACACATTAAGTATCATCTACACCTTACCATAAAGCTAAAAAGTCCTTTTCTGAGGGTGGAGCAGAGGGGTCCactgtgtttttaagtttcagTACAAACCTGTGAGAGTGGAGAATGTGCAGTAAAACTAATGAATGAATCAAATTCAGTTATGGAGCCAAAACTTTAATTCTAGCTTTGATataaagaacatttaaatatcTGTGACCGTGACAGGGTGGAAGAGTCGACCCTGCACTCTATGGCTTTGTAAACATGcaatttaacatttacaaaaaaaagcttCTGATAGCGCAGATTATGAGTTATAACAAAGAGTTCGTACTTGAGCAGTTCAACGGTCTCTGCAAACATCGTGTAGGAAGACATGGAAATCTGTGGATCTTTTTCCATAGCAATGCCACTTTCAACGAAGTACATGGCCGCATCCAGGTAGTTAAACGCTTTATTGAATTTATCTGactacagagacagaaagagagatgaaaaaacACAGTCTGGTTATAAGTTATTGGTACTAGTAGGTTGACTGCAGTCACTTTAGTAAATGAACAAACCAAAACGTACCTCTGCATCAGCTTTGTGCTTCAGTTTTTTGGCCTCCTTTATGTAATGCTTCACTGGATACTGCCTACAGGTTAAAGAAGCTTTATTATAGCAGTAACAGTTCATAACACAGTAAAAGTTGTCATCAGTGATACAAAATAAGAGTACTTTTCTAAATTAGGTTAAGTTAAATcggatgtgtgtaaatactacaAAATTCCAAACTAAAATACAACAGGGAGATGAGattaccaccatttatttatccttcaTTTGTGCAGGAAGACCTTATGATATGTGAATACTTGTATACGAttctttgattgattgttttcaCTTAAAAAGATGTGTCCCATCTGTGATACAGTAAAAATATTTGCTTCCTCACAAATGTAaggttaaagtgattccagtatgtttaaGGGcaatttcagtttttattttaaagtttgaagaatattttgatgattatcggGATAATATCAGGAATCGTACTTGTTGGACAATATAATCATGACAcgagttcactcaaaaatgaagtTTCGAAGGATTTTTACCTGTCCTCAATTATGAGCAACGGTCTGTTGGTCAAAGCCTCCTTGGTGGGCTGTGAAGCTGATGGGACGGCGAAGGTTCTCTTTGGGGGCTTCTGCTTGGATTGCAGGGcagacatttaattaaaatgtgaacTTTGCTTCTATTCAGAAAAGAAGCAGTGCACTAATTTAATATTAATTAGCGTTGATCTTATATCCTGCAGTCACCTTTTCAGAGTGTGGGTGCTCTGTGTGCTTTCCGCTGCTCCTCTTGCACTTGCCAGAGTCTTTGCTGGTTGAAGCCTCCTTACTGGCCTCCTGTGTCTCCGCAGAACTGCGTTTGTTTGGCTTTGAGTCTTTAGTGTCTTTGGGTGTCGGAGGCTGCTGCTGCGAAGGAACAGGATTTTTCTTGGGCTTCTTTCGTTCCCGGTCCTCTTTTGAATTCTTGGAACTTCTGTGGGTGATAAGATAAGAGAGCGTGTGTGATCTGAGTGAGGTGACAACGAAGATAACATCTCATTTAAACAATGTTAAATGTGACCTACTCCAGTTTGACAGAAGCTTGACTTGATGAGGTATTCGTGTTTTCCAGCCTCGGTTTCTTCTTGGGAATAGTTTTATTGTCTACCTCAACCTAGAAGACAACAAATCacacattaaagtaaaaaaagactCATTTTATACATGTATGCTAACTAGAACAGCCCTTCATATTTCTCACATTTTGAGGTATACTCTTTTTGCtggttttggtgagtttgtGGGTTGTAGGAGCATCACTGCCCCCTCCATCTTGCTCTCTGACCAGTGCTGTTCTCTTTGCATCACCGGGTTTCTCCTGGCGGTTGCCGGAGGTCTGCGGGACTCTTGAGAGCAGACTTAGATCAATCTTCACCAGCAGGGATCTAGGAGGCCTATGGGAGTCTCGAGAACTCTTGGCTGTATGCCCGGTCTTCCCCAGGCGCTTGTGGGTTGTTTTGGTGCTCTTCTCTGACTTTGGTTTGCTACAACTAAATCTGACTGACGGTGCAGGAGACAGCTGGTCAGGCTGAGCAGGAGTTTGGGTGGGGCAGGAGCAGGGGTTCGGATATCGCACACCACAGGCTGGACATGAACCGTACAGAACGAGCGGGACGTCAGGCTCCGAGCCAGCCTTCCGCTTGTCAAGTGTTGTGTGTTTAGAAGTCCTCTTACTGTCTCTTTTAGCGTCAATGCTGTCCTTGCTTTTCTTGCTATGTCCTGTTTTCGTCTTTACCTTGGGTCTGTCTGTGAAACACGGGTCTGTGGGTCGTGTCGCTACGACTTCCTCACACTTCACAATGAGAGCTGCATCAGCGCGATCTGGGCAACCAGCATTTGCTGATACTGAGGAGTACGTGCATGAACCTTTCCTGCTACAGCTGTTTACATCAGCAGGGGGGGATTTTTGGCTTCTTTGCTGGTTAAAGGTGTCCTGAGGGTTTTCACTGTACTGCTGGGGTTTTCCAAGGCTATCAGTGAACGCTTTCTGGTGAGAAGAAAGCTGAGGTTTAGACTCCCTGCTGGGGTCGACCACCTCTACACTGGAGCGCTTGGAGCTCTGAGTCGGCGGTGGATGTTTGTGAGTGGGGCTCTCAGAGGCACCGCTTCGACCTTCGGTGCCGGAGTTCTGCTGGCTGGACCTGATCCAGTTCCCCAACTGCCAATCAACATGGGTCACCACTGGAGCATCAGGCtacaaaagacacaaacattgTGAGCAAGAAACAGCTCAGAGAATGTTTAGATTTATGCGTCCTTCATTTAATATACAAACAGGGCAAGCAGCATATTACCTCGGTTTTAACTGAGCTGCTCACTGGGTGTTGAGGTGGCTCCTCTGTGGTGCTTTCACTGTCCGACTCTGATCTTGAGCTACTCTCTGAGTCGCTGGAGCTGGCAGACTCGACCCCTCTGGAATGTACTGCTTCAAATGATCTACAGCACGCACACAGAACACAACAATAATATGAGACAGCTGTTATAATTTAATAACAAATATTATGGCCCATGTGCCCAACTGCATGTCATATTTTGAAATTATGGCACAAAAACTGTCCTTTTGAAAAGTCACTTACGATGAGGTGctctgctggaggagctgggaTGGATCTGCAGGACATGAGTCATAGTTTTCTGGTGAGAAAAGACAGGGAAAACAAACgtcaaacaaagaaacaacacaagtggatgtcattgttaaaaaaaacaaacacagatgtgaaATTGACTCCAGTGCACTACAGTTTAGACTACCAAAAACATCCCAGATTATAAACTTGATAACCACTTGAAAGACCAGACCTTTAAAATACTACTACATCTGAAGGGCTGTTTGCTTCCTGTTAAGTTCAACATTATACAAGCACATGCTTTTCAACATTTGATAGTAAAAATCTATTTCAACATAAAATCGAATGCATCATACAGATTATGCACGGCTTCATCTCCAGGAGCACAGATTAAATGGCTATTTTTATTTAACCTTATTAAGTTAGTAGAGTTCTGAATCAATAATGATACCCACATGATTCATCAGACGGGTGTCTCATTTCTACAATCCTGTGGGTTTGCATTCTTTGACAATCGTTCAGCGTCACAACAACCTGTtcctaaaatgttttgttaGCATTTTCCAAATTCCACACATTCCTAAAATCCACAACTGCTGCCAAAACGTGTTTCTCTTGCCTGATGTGatcttaaaattaaatataaaacgCATCCAGTCGTGGCTGCAttggctggtaatgttttcaccttgtgagtctgtatGTGTCATCATGGCTAATGTGGTCCTGGAGGCAACTCTTATAGTGTGATAATAGTTTTGTGACAGATCACGCCTCTCTTTTACACGACTGCCTCTTTCTCTTAGTGGAGGCTAATTTGAGATTAAATTGTAGGGTTGTTTGTCTCCTCCGGTATTTTGTGGTAAATCCACAGAACTGGGCAGCTGGGTTGTACAAGTTTCCATAGAAACATAGaagaaaatgagaggagaggagaggagaggagaggagag
This portion of the Pagrus major chromosome 12, Pma_NU_1.0 genome encodes:
- the aff1 gene encoding AF4/FMR2 family member 1 isoform X1, giving the protein MTTNFGCCERRTMASQPSVHNEERNLLRLRAWEQRNQETSQQAKELNPENVPLFGKPYKTNKGDELSNRIKRMLGSYEDVNNPHPFATEPLPIPSYVTFSQSDQGQPNTDKPTKPPFHNLVHYMSTQSQKAPSSSGYSSQHLRTSNTSSSPNHYGNSSLNRSQLSHSAHHQKKSEADLRERVSLTQEMSCQAPDVKPPLPFLCSSDQDNTDMDTKDTLDRHQLQGSTDHPSECTGNMDVSTFNLKQSPKDTPLSQANKGNALPSQTFPSLLSKQPNVVMTQKPTAYVRPMDGQDQVVSESPELKPSPEPYVPLPELINKSDLGKAKILPQFLETRTNEAQCVEDILREMTRWCPPLLTAICTPSTGEPSMSPFPAKEAEHVSSCPGQKNYDSCPADPSQLLQQSTSSSFEAVHSRGVESASSSDSESSSRSESDSESTTEEPPQHPVSSSVKTEPDAPVVTHVDWQLGNWIRSSQQNSGTEGRSGASESPTHKHPPPTQSSKRSSVEVVDPSRESKPQLSSHQKAFTDSLGKPQQYSENPQDTFNQQRSQKSPPADVNSCSRKGSCTYSSVSANAGCPDRADAALIVKCEEVVATRPTDPCFTDRPKVKTKTGHSKKSKDSIDAKRDSKRTSKHTTLDKRKAGSEPDVPLVLYGSCPACGVRYPNPCSCPTQTPAQPDQLSPAPSVRFSCSKPKSEKSTKTTHKRLGKTGHTAKSSRDSHRPPRSLLVKIDLSLLSRVPQTSGNRQEKPGDAKRTALVREQDGGGSDAPTTHKLTKTSKKSIPQNVEVDNKTIPKKKPRLENTNTSSSQASVKLESSKNSKEDRERKKPKKNPVPSQQQPPTPKDTKDSKPNKRSSAETQEASKEASTSKDSGKCKRSSGKHTEHPHSEKQKPPKRTFAVPSASQPTKEALTNRPLLIIEDRQYPVKHYIKEAKKLKHKADAESDKFNKAFNYLDAAMYFVESGIAMEKDPQISMSSYTMFAETVELLKFVLKLKNTVDPSAPPSEKDFLALCLKCQSLLHMAMFRHKQKSALKYSKTLTDHFNNSAQKTHDSSALSSKVADTPSPMPSPASTSTSSGPGSSHSGSVLVVDPVSSSGTVVVPRAIEQVAFSYVNITTLFLSANDIWEQAEELAHKGSGMLTELDTVMGPLSLMSSMSSMVRYTRQGVHWLRMDSQKVK
- the aff1 gene encoding AF4/FMR2 family member 1 isoform X2; the protein is MTTNFGCCERRTMASQPSVHNEERNLLRLRAWEQRNQETSQQAKELNPENVPLFGKPYKTNKGDELSNRIKRMLGSYEDVNNPHPFATEPLPIPSYVTFSQSDQGQPNTDKPTKPPFHNLVHYMSTQSQKAPSSSGYSSQHLRTSNTSSSPNHYGNSSLNRSQLSHSAHHQKKSEADLRERVSLTQEMSCQAPDVKPPLPFLCSSDQDNTDMDTKDTLDRHQLQGSTDHPSECTGNMDVSTFNLKQSPKDTPLSQANKGNALPSQTFPSLLSKQPNVVMTQKPTAYVRPMDGQDQVVSESPELKPSPEPYVPLPELINKSDLGKAKILPQFLETRTNEAQCVEDILREMTRWCPPLLTAICTPSTGEPSMSPFPAKEAEHVSSCPGQKNYDSCPADPSQLLQQSTSSSFEAVHSRGVESASSSDSESSSRSESDSESTTEEPPQHPVSSSVKTEPDAPVVTHVDWQLGNWIRSSQQNSGTEGRSGASESPTHKHPPPTQSSKRSSVEVVDPSRESKPQLSSHQKAFTDSLGKPQQYSENPQDTFNQQRSQKSPPADVNSCSRKGSCTYSSVSANAGCPDRADAALIVKCEEVVATRPTDPCFTDRPKVKTKTGHSKKSKDSIDAKRDSKRTSKHTTLDKRKAGSEPDVPLVLYGSCPACGVRYPNPCSCPTQTPAQPDQLSPAPSVRFSCSKPKSEKSTKTTHKRLGKTGHTAKSSRDSHRPPRSLLVKIDLSLLSRVPQTSGNRQEKPGDAKRTALVREQDGGGSDAPTTHKLTKTSKKSIPQNVEVDNKTIPKKKPRLENTNTSSSQASVKLESSKNSKEDRERKKPKKNPVPSQQQPPTPKDTKDSKPNKRSSAETQEASKEASTSKDSGKCKRSSGKHTEHPHSEKKPPKRTFAVPSASQPTKEALTNRPLLIIEDRQYPVKHYIKEAKKLKHKADAESDKFNKAFNYLDAAMYFVESGIAMEKDPQISMSSYTMFAETVELLKFVLKLKNTVDPSAPPSEKDFLALCLKCQSLLHMAMFRHKQKSALKYSKTLTDHFNNSAQKTHDSSALSSKVADTPSPMPSPASTSTSSGPGSSHSGSVLVVDPVSSSGTVVVPRAIEQVAFSYVNITTLFLSANDIWEQAEELAHKGSGMLTELDTVMGPLSLMSSMSSMVRYTRQGVHWLRMDSQKVK